Below is a window of Desulfuromonadaceae bacterium DNA.
AACCAGCACGTTGACGCAGGGCTGCAACCGGCTGTCTTCAACGATGATTTTAATGGTCTGATTATCTACGCGAACGCCATCGACGAACAGGGGCAGCTTCACGATATTTTTATTTCCGATGAACGTAACACGGGGAACGCCCCCCTCCTGCTGGCATCGTCTGGACGTATTGTCGCAAACAACGAACAAATGTCGCTCCAGCTTGAGTTGCAGGAGGGTTCAATTCATCGACGGCAACACGAAGCAGCCGCAGAAACATATCAACTGATTCAGTTCGGCGAATATCGGATCGATCTGGCCCTGGCAAGCGCTGCGTCCGGAGCAAAGCAGCCGCACTATAAAAACAAGGAACTCACCCTTGCTCAGTTGCTCGACAAATCGCGAACCGACCAGAATCAAGAACAGCAACGTTCAAGTCTGGCGGAATTCAATCAACGTTTGGCTCTCCCCTTTGCTCCGCTGCTGTTTTCACTCATCGGCATTCCTTTGGGGATTCAGTCAAGTCGTTCAGGACGCGGTGGCGGATTTACTCTTGCCCTCGTTATCGCCCTGGCCTATTTCATGTTGTTGACAACCGGCAGGACACTGGCCGAACAAAACCACCTTCCCGTCATCCTCTGCATGTGGCTGCCGAATATTGTTTTTCTTGTCCTGGGAGTCGCTCTTTTCCGACAGGCGTGTCATGAACGTCATTTTTTCCTGCTCACCTGGATATTAACCGGCATGGACATCCTGCTCTCCACTTTGCGGCGACGGGCAAAATGACATGAAACTTTTGACTCGCTATACACTGCGGACCTTCGTTCGTTATCTGATGTTGACCAGTGCAACATTCACATCACTTTACCTGCTGGTTGATTTTTTAGACAAAGTTGACGATTTTGTTGAAAATCATGCGGCGGGAGATCTCTACTTTTCCTACTTTGCGGCCCTGTTCCCCGGAGCATTGACGCAGATGATGCCGCTGGCAACCCTCCTGGCGGTTTTTTTAACCATCGGCGGATTCAACCGAACGGCTGAGTTAACCGCCATGATGGCCGGAGGGGTCGGCATCTGGCGGATTGTCCTCCCCCTGTGTCTCGCCGGGATGCTGATCTCGGGAGCGGTATTGCTGAGTAACGAGTTTGTCGTTCCGTGGGCCACGCGCAGTGCGAATCATATTCTGCGTGCGGAGGTTAAAGGAAAGGCAGAACTCTTTACCACGCGCGGTAAAATCTGGTTCAAACGGGAAAACAACTACATCAACGCCAAGTTCTTCAACGCGCAGGAGAAGCTGTTACAAAGTGTCAGGGTTTTTCAATTCGACGACAGTTCCCGCCTGATTCGGCGCATTGATGCAAAGTCCGCAAATTATCTCGATGCAGAGCAAACCTGGTTGTTACAAGAGTGCACAATCTATCGTTACGAGAATAACGGCAAAAACATCTCTCACTTTGACGAAGTGGACAAACTCACTTTCGATCTGGGCAAATCGGTCACCGATCTTAAAAATGTTGAGCCGAAACCGGAGGAGATGACCTACCAGCAACTTCGTGAATTCGTTGCCAGGTTGCAGGCGGAAGGATTTGCCCCCGGTCGCCACCGGGTGGCCATGTATCAGCACCTCGCGACCCCGTTTGCGTCGTTCGTCATGGTTCTGCTCGGCATTCCCTTCGCATTGAAGCGTGGGCGCAATTCGGGCATGGGGATCGGTATCGCGATCAGTGTGGCCGTGGCCGTAACCTATATCGTTGTCGACGCAACCGCTGCCGCACTGGGGACAACCGGTAAAGTACCCCCATTTCTCACGGTCTGGATCGCGAATCTGAGCTTTATCGTGCTTGCGATCATCCTGATGTTTCGGCGGCGTATCTGAATGGATCAATCTCATAAAAAAAGCACCGCCGAAGGGCGGTGCTTTTTTTATGAAAAAAACCATTATCATCAATATCGGTAATGACCCGGCTTATAAGGCCCTTCGACCGGAACATCGATATAGGCGGATTGCGCGGCGGTCAATGTCGTTAACCTGGCACCTACTTTTCCCAGATGCAGACGGGCCACCTTCTCATCGAGAATCTTCGGCAACACGTAGACCTGTTTTTCGTATTCAGCATATTCATTGAACAACTCGATCTGCGCAATCGTCTGATTTGCAAAACTGGCACTCATCACAAAACTTGGATGTCCGGTAGCACAACCCAGGTTAACCAGTCTTCCCTCGGCGAGCAGAATAATGCGCTTGCCGTTCGGAAAAACAATATGGTCAACCTGCGGTTTGATGTTGATCCACTCATAGCGGCGCAGTGAAGAGACATTAATTTCATTATCAAAATGTCCGATATTGCAGACGATCACCTGGTCTTTCATCGCCACCATATCATCATGATCAATCACATGGAAATTCCCCGTGGTGGTGACAAAGATATCCCCTTGCGCGGCGGCATCCTGCATTGTGACCACCCGGTAACCTTCCATCGCCGCCTGCAAGGCGCAGATCGGATCAATCTCGGTCACCCAGACGGTCGCACCCATCCCGCGGAACGCCTGAGCGCATCCTTTGCCAACGTCACCGTAGCCGAGGACAACACAAATCTTCCCGGCGATCATCACATCTGTCGCGCGCTTAATCCCGTCGATCAGTGATTCACGACAGCCGTAAAGATTATCAAACTTCGACTTCGTTACGGAGTCGTTAACATTCATCGCCGGGAAAAGGAGTGAACCGGCCTTTTCCATCTGATAGAGGCGATGCACGCCGGTGGTCGTCTCTTCCGTAACACCACGAATCGCGGTCGCCGCCTCGGTCCATTTGGTCGGATTGGCTGCAAAATTCTTTTGCAGCACCTTAAGCGCTTCGCTCCACTCGTCACTGTCATCGGCGGTCGGCTCGGGAACCGCGCCGGCCTTCTCAAATTCAACCCCCTTATGCACCAGCAGCGTTGCGTCGCCGCCGTCGTCAAGGATCATGTTCGGCCCCTTGCCGTCGGGCCAGGTGAGCACCTGCTCGGTACACCACCAGTATTCAGCAAGCGTTTCGCCCTTCCAGGCATAAACCGGAATCCCGCCTGCCGCGATTGCCGCCGCCGCGTGGTCCTGGGTTGAAAAGATATTGCATGAAGCCCAGCGGACTTCGGCCCCCAGATCAACCAGCGTTTCAATCAGTACGGCGGTCTGAATGGTCATGTGCAGCGAACCGGTAATCCGTGCGCCCTGTAGCGGTTGTGCCCCGCGAAACTCCTCGCGAATCGACATCAATCCCGGCATCTCGGTCTCGGCAATGGCAATTTCCTTGCGGCCCCACTCCGCCAGGGAGATGTCCGCAACCTTGTAATCGTTACTCATCAATTATGCTCCTCTTGATCGATTAATTCCGCAGTCAACACCTGTACTGCGGGAAGCTTGTTGCTGTTTTTCATCAATTTCAGGCTAACCAGACGATAACCGGCGAGTTGCAGCCAGTCTGTCAATTCCTGGCGGGTAAACCCCAGCCACTGGTCGGCCAGACGATCCCGAAACCACTCCAGCTGATGTCGTTCCAGCTCGGCGATCAGCACCCTGCCGCCGGGACGCAGCACCCGGCGTAGTTCGTTGAAAACTGTCGGCGGCTGGGGCGCGTGATGCAGTACCATGTTCAGGATCAAGGCATCGGCACTGTGGTCGGCGACAGGAAGATGTGTCATCTCGCCGAGGCGTAAATCGACATTGACCAGTTGATTATTTTCCACCCGGGTCCGGGCTTCATTGAGCATCGACGGCGAATGATCGATGCCGATAACCTGACGCGCCCGCAACGACAAATCGCCCAGCAAACTGCCGGTGCCAACCCCGACATCGACCACGGTTTCGACCTGCCCCAGTTGCTCCAGCAGCACCCCTTGGTAGCGATCCGCGACAATCATCTCTTTGGCCAGCCGATCCCACTCGCGCGCATGGTGGTCAAAAAAATCGCGGCTTTTGCGCTGCCGCTCATCCAGAATACGGGTAATCCCCTGTTGATCGGCGGGGTGCACTCCGTCGGTCGCGAGGTATTCTAGGATTGTCGGACACAACTGCTGAAAATAGTTATTCTTCCCGTCGAGGCGAAAATAGCTCCAGGTCCCCTGGCGCTGCACAGTGACGATTCCGGCATCCAGCAAAATCTTTAAGTGTCGCGAAATACGCGATTGCCCCATGGCGAGAATATCCGTCAATTCGCTTACGGTAAATTCTCCCTGAGCCAAAATCGCGACCAATCGCAGCCGCGTCACATCCGCCAATGACTTAAACAATTTAACCATAAATCAACTTTTCAAAAAATATAAATCAATTATTCCTGATGTATCATAACAATCAACATTGATCAATGTTTTTTACACCGTTCAAGCGGAAAGGGTGACAAATAAATCTCACTGTGATATCGAATTGTCTTCATGAATACTCACTTTCACCACACTCGAATCGAGAGGTTTGGACCATTGAACAATTTCGTGCTTTTCATCCTTCTCGCCCTTGCTGCGGGGATCTGTATCCCCACCCAATCGGGGATCAACGCGCAGCTGGCCACCTATGCAAAATCGTCCGTCTTTGCCGCCACGATCTCCTTTATTGTCGGTTCCCTTGCCCTGTTCCTCTATGTCGTCATTATGCGCATCCCGCTCCCTGTGGCTGCGCTTGGGGTGGCTCCCTGGTGGTGCTGGACCGGTGGCTTGCTCGGAGCGTTCTTTGTCGCCGTGACGATTTTTCTTGTCCCGCAACTAGGGGCAACCACCATGCTCAGCCTGGTCCTCGCGGGACAGATGGTGGCTTCACTGATCTACGATCACTACGGTGCGCTCGCCTTCCCGGTGCATCCCATCAGCCCGCTGCGTATTATCGGTGTACTCCTGATAGCGATTGGAGCGATTCTGATAAAAAAGTTTTAATCGCTCAAAAGCACTGCTCAACAGCACAACCACTATCGATCTTCGACGGCCACGGCTTATCCTTGACGCACTACCATTCACCACGTAGACTACCCAACATTCGCCAATGTATCATGCAACAACCAGCTTTGAAGGATGCAACCGTGCCCTTAATTTCCGCGAGCACACCTATTCTGTCTTTTACAACCTGTGCCTGATTACCTGTGGTTCCCTGCTCTATGCACTGGCGATCAAAGGGATTGCATTGAATCACAACTTCATTCCTGCCGGTCTCTTTGGTATCTCTGTCCTGATCCTGCAAATCACCGGCCTGCTTGATGCGGGCAGCTGGTATATTATCTTCAACCTCCCGATGTTCGCCCTTGCCTGGACCATGATCAGCCGTCGTTTTTTACTTTACAGCCTTTTTGCCATGCTCGTTACCGGCCTCTCCTATGCACTGTTGCCGTTTAACTTCGTCATCAACAACCAGCTCTATGCAGCGGTCAGCTGCGGGGCTCTCTCTGGTGCGGGGGGCGGCATTGTGCTGCGTTCGCTCGGTTCAAACGGCGGCATCGATGTTCTCGCCGTAATCCTGTTTCAACGTTTCAACCTCGGGATTGGTCGTTTCTATCTGATTCTCAACCTGGTTCTTTTTGCAATTTGTTGCTTTACCCTGGATGCCGATCTGGTCATCGTCTCGCTGATCATGGCCTTCGTCTCCGCCAAAATTGTCGATCAGGTTCTGGCGATGTTCAGCGAACGTAAAATGACCCTGGTGATCTCCCGCCAGTCACAACAGATCGCCGACGAGGTGCTCGAAAAACTGAAGATCGGGTCGACCTTCCTGAAAGGCACCGGCGCCTTCAATAAAAAACAGCAACGGGTGCTGATGACGGTGATCAACAACATTCAGCTCAAGCGTCTGGAAGAGATCGTTTTCATGCACGATCCTGATGCGCTTTTTATTGTTGAAAATACCTTCAACGTCATTGGTTCTTCTTTTTCAAAACGCAAAATCTATTAATCATCCACACGTTGCACCCGTCCAGAAACAGGTTATGATGCAAACATGAATCGACGACAGATCACAAAAATCGGCCTTACCGGAGTGATCCTGTTTTTGCTGACAGCAACCTGCTACCAGCCGCTTAACACTCCCATCTATAACAACGCGTCGTTTCAGGCGATTGATGCCCAGGCAACCGGGTTTCTTGATGATTCGTTGAACAAGGCATTACTGGCTTTTGCTGCCGCTCGCACCACAAATGCCGTTCTCTCGTTGCTTCAGGACAGTGAACTTTCCCTCCCGCTGGTGACCATTGCGGTCGGCGAAATTCTTGACCCACTCAACGATCTGGTCGAACGTTTTTCCTGGGTCATGCTCGTCAGTCTGACGTCTATCGGCGTGCAGAAATTTCTCCTCAATATCGGCCCGTGGGTTGCCGTCAATCTGCTTTTACCCTTGTCGCTGGGATTTTTTCTTTTTTCCCTTTGGGGACAGTGCGGTGTACGCACCTATGCCGCTCCGGTTGCCCGACGACTTCTCTTTGTTGCACTGTTTGTGCGTTTTTGCGTACCGGCAACAGCCTGGGTCAACGCGCAAACGTATCATCTCTTTCTTGACAGCGACTACCAGGTTGCCGCCGGGCAAGTCGAGCAAAACGCTGCACAATTAAAAGCACTTCAACAGGAACTGGTGGTAGAATCCGAAGGGGACAGGGGACTTTGGCAACGCACCAAAGATGCTGTGAGCGGGGTATTCAGCCCTGCTGAGTGGAACAAACGCTTCAGAAAAATTGAAGCTTCCGCGTCTGCCATGATCGAAAGTTTTCTTAAATTGATCGTGGTATTTTT
It encodes the following:
- a CDS encoding metalloregulator ArsR/SmtB family transcription factor; the encoded protein is MVKLFKSLADVTRLRLVAILAQGEFTVSELTDILAMGQSRISRHLKILLDAGIVTVQRQGTWSYFRLDGKNNYFQQLCPTILEYLATDGVHPADQQGITRILDERQRKSRDFFDHHAREWDRLAKEMIVADRYQGVLLEQLGQVETVVDVGVGTGSLLGDLSLRARQVIGIDHSPSMLNEARTRVENNQLVNVDLRLGEMTHLPVADHSADALILNMVLHHAPQPPTVFNELRRVLRPGGRVLIAELERHQLEWFRDRLADQWLGFTRQELTDWLQLAGYRLVSLKLMKNSNKLPAVQVLTAELIDQEEHN
- a CDS encoding YitT family protein; this translates as MYHATTSFEGCNRALNFREHTYSVFYNLCLITCGSLLYALAIKGIALNHNFIPAGLFGISVLILQITGLLDAGSWYIIFNLPMFALAWTMISRRFLLYSLFAMLVTGLSYALLPFNFVINNQLYAAVSCGALSGAGGGIVLRSLGSNGGIDVLAVILFQRFNLGIGRFYLILNLVLFAICCFTLDADLVIVSLIMAFVSAKIVDQVLAMFSERKMTLVISRQSQQIADEVLEKLKIGSTFLKGTGAFNKKQQRVLMTVINNIQLKRLEEIVFMHDPDALFIVENTFNVIGSSFSKRKIY
- the ahcY gene encoding adenosylhomocysteinase, encoding MSNDYKVADISLAEWGRKEIAIAETEMPGLMSIREEFRGAQPLQGARITGSLHMTIQTAVLIETLVDLGAEVRWASCNIFSTQDHAAAAIAAGGIPVYAWKGETLAEYWWCTEQVLTWPDGKGPNMILDDGGDATLLVHKGVEFEKAGAVPEPTADDSDEWSEALKVLQKNFAANPTKWTEAATAIRGVTEETTTGVHRLYQMEKAGSLLFPAMNVNDSVTKSKFDNLYGCRESLIDGIKRATDVMIAGKICVVLGYGDVGKGCAQAFRGMGATVWVTEIDPICALQAAMEGYRVVTMQDAAAQGDIFVTTTGNFHVIDHDDMVAMKDQVIVCNIGHFDNEINVSSLRRYEWINIKPQVDHIVFPNGKRIILLAEGRLVNLGCATGHPSFVMSASFANQTIAQIELFNEYAEYEKQVYVLPKILDEKVARLHLGKVGARLTTLTAAQSAYIDVPVEGPYKPGHYRY
- a CDS encoding DMT family transporter, which gives rise to MLFILLALAAGICIPTQSGINAQLATYAKSSVFAATISFIVGSLALFLYVVIMRIPLPVAALGVAPWWCWTGGLLGAFFVAVTIFLVPQLGATTMLSLVLAGQMVASLIYDHYGALAFPVHPISPLRIIGVLLIAIGAILIKKF
- the lptF gene encoding LPS export ABC transporter permease LptF, with the translated sequence MQLPGKIDRYIAAEVAWPALLGLAIFTLVLLLGRIVKIIELIVAKGVALSDILNLLSFLLPTFFSITVPLAFLLGILLGFTRLSSDCEIIALKASGVGLSRMLWPVVALALIASLLTAWSTLYAQPLANRAFRAKLYAIANQHVDAGLQPAVFNDDFNGLIIYANAIDEQGQLHDIFISDERNTGNAPLLLASSGRIVANNEQMSLQLELQEGSIHRRQHEAAAETYQLIQFGEYRIDLALASAASGAKQPHYKNKELTLAQLLDKSRTDQNQEQQRSSLAEFNQRLALPFAPLLFSLIGIPLGIQSSRSGRGGGFTLALVIALAYFMLLTTGRTLAEQNHLPVILCMWLPNIVFLVLGVALFRQACHERHFFLLTWILTGMDILLSTLRRRAK
- the lptG gene encoding LPS export ABC transporter permease LptG gives rise to the protein MKLLTRYTLRTFVRYLMLTSATFTSLYLLVDFLDKVDDFVENHAAGDLYFSYFAALFPGALTQMMPLATLLAVFLTIGGFNRTAELTAMMAGGVGIWRIVLPLCLAGMLISGAVLLSNEFVVPWATRSANHILRAEVKGKAELFTTRGKIWFKRENNYINAKFFNAQEKLLQSVRVFQFDDSSRLIRRIDAKSANYLDAEQTWLLQECTIYRYENNGKNISHFDEVDKLTFDLGKSVTDLKNVEPKPEEMTYQQLREFVARLQAEGFAPGRHRVAMYQHLATPFASFVMVLLGIPFALKRGRNSGMGIGIAISVAVAVTYIVVDATAAALGTTGKVPPFLTVWIANLSFIVLAIILMFRRRI